Proteins encoded by one window of Candidatus Zixiibacteriota bacterium:
- a CDS encoding 5-methyltetrahydropteroyltriglutamate--homocysteine methyltransferase yields the protein MQIPAVATTTIGSFPRPAWLASSERTQVRFRLDGAALREAQDDATRLILHTQEEIGLDLLTDGEQRRTGFIHHVLAAWDGIDLVHQGIKAIYRRREQNRMVPRVVGKIERRRAAVVEDLRFAKAHTRKPIKMAVPGPMTVIDSTLDETYGDEEKMALDVAAALNAELLELEAAGCDVLQIDEPAMTRYHEKVFAYGSRALDRCLEGVRAPTVVHLCYGYPGGGGRQHQYEYPELLAELMKTRIGGFAVEFARSGYDPAVLGACRGRTILFGCVDPGDSPVPPVPSVAERVRVALKYVEPSRLLLAPDCGLMTISRELAEAKARFLVEVAREVRRAL from the coding sequence ATGCAGATCCCGGCAGTCGCCACCACCACGATCGGCAGCTTCCCGCGACCGGCGTGGCTCGCTTCGAGCGAGCGCACCCAGGTGCGGTTTCGGCTCGACGGAGCCGCGCTGCGGGAGGCGCAGGACGACGCCACTCGCCTGATCCTCCACACTCAGGAAGAAATCGGCCTCGATCTCCTGACGGACGGCGAGCAGCGCCGCACGGGCTTCATCCACCACGTGCTTGCCGCGTGGGACGGGATCGACCTCGTTCATCAGGGCATCAAAGCCATCTATCGCCGGCGCGAGCAGAACCGCATGGTCCCGCGGGTCGTCGGGAAGATCGAGCGCCGGCGCGCGGCGGTCGTCGAAGATCTCCGCTTCGCCAAGGCGCACACCCGAAAGCCGATCAAGATGGCGGTCCCCGGGCCGATGACCGTGATCGACAGCACGCTCGACGAGACCTACGGCGACGAGGAAAAGATGGCGCTGGACGTCGCCGCCGCGCTCAACGCCGAGCTGCTCGAGCTGGAGGCGGCCGGGTGTGACGTGCTGCAGATCGACGAGCCCGCGATGACGCGTTACCACGAAAAGGTCTTCGCCTACGGCTCCCGGGCGCTGGACCGCTGCCTCGAAGGCGTGCGTGCGCCCACCGTCGTTCACCTTTGCTACGGCTACCCCGGCGGCGGCGGCCGCCAGCACCAGTACGAATATCCCGAGCTGCTCGCCGAGCTGATGAAGACACGGATCGGGGGATTCGCCGTGGAGTTCGCCCGAAGCGGCTACGATCCAGCGGTTCTCGGCGCCTGCCGGGGGCGCACCATTCTGTTCGGCTGCGTCGATCCAGGCGATTCCCCGGTGCCGCCGGTGCCGTCCGTCGCCGAGCGGGTGCGCGTCGCGCTGAAATATGTCGAGCCTTCGCGCCTGCTGCTCGCCCCCGACTGCGGTTTGATGACGATCAGCCGTGAGCTCGCCGAAGCGAAAGCACGCTTCCTCGTCGAGGTCGCGCGCGAGGTGCGGCGGGCGCTGTGA
- a CDS encoding amidohydrolase family protein: protein MATEQHEIVDGDGHVIEDIAAIWKYMPEAYVGRSFSDLRGRSPFPPIDHLHTANRHFTPPGAFANVGREGWEIFLREVGIGATVLYTSAGLAFGKIVSRDWAIELARAYNNWIYDTYVSKSPRFKAMGLIPLQEPAEAVIELRRIVRDLGFCGAMLPSTGANMPHLGSEKYRPIYGEAERLGCALAIHGGAHEGLLMDDMSPYAPVNALGHPMGQMICFAGIVFNGIFDQFPGVRIGFMEAGSAWLLTCLERFTGSWESHVQYDPRGRFLRLRQGEKIIDYICRHIDEGRIFVGVEGDELTIAEAVRIVGNKPFVFSTDYPHEVDAETCKHELEELQENPELKTEDKQAVLSRNARRFYGLARL from the coding sequence ATGGCAACAGAACAGCACGAAATCGTCGACGGCGACGGCCACGTCATTGAGGATATCGCCGCCATCTGGAAGTACATGCCCGAGGCTTATGTCGGGCGGAGCTTCTCCGATCTGCGCGGCCGAAGTCCGTTCCCGCCGATCGACCATCTCCATACGGCCAACCGCCATTTCACGCCGCCCGGCGCCTTCGCCAACGTCGGCCGAGAGGGGTGGGAGATTTTTCTGCGCGAGGTCGGCATCGGTGCAACGGTGCTTTACACCAGCGCCGGTCTGGCGTTCGGCAAGATCGTCAGCCGCGATTGGGCGATCGAGCTGGCGCGCGCCTACAACAACTGGATCTACGACACATACGTCTCGAAGAGCCCGCGCTTCAAGGCGATGGGCCTGATCCCGCTGCAGGAGCCCGCCGAAGCAGTGATCGAGCTGCGCCGCATCGTGCGCGACCTTGGCTTTTGCGGCGCCATGCTGCCGTCGACGGGCGCGAACATGCCCCACCTGGGCTCGGAAAAATACCGGCCCATCTACGGCGAAGCAGAGCGGCTCGGCTGCGCGCTCGCGATCCACGGCGGGGCACACGAGGGTCTGCTCATGGACGACATGAGCCCCTACGCCCCGGTCAATGCGCTCGGCCATCCCATGGGACAGATGATCTGCTTCGCCGGGATCGTCTTCAACGGCATCTTCGACCAGTTCCCGGGGGTCCGGATCGGCTTCATGGAAGCCGGATCGGCCTGGCTGCTTACCTGCCTGGAGCGCTTTACCGGCTCGTGGGAAAGCCACGTCCAGTACGACCCGCGCGGCCGCTTTCTGCGGCTTCGTCAAGGCGAAAAGATCATCGATTACATCTGCCGCCACATCGACGAAGGGCGGATCTTCGTCGGCGTCGAGGGCGACGAGCTGACGATCGCGGAAGCGGTCCGGATCGTCGGCAACAAGCCCTTCGTATTCTCGACCGACTATCCGCACGAAGTCGACGCGGAGACCTGCAAGCACGAGCTGGAGGAGCTGCAGGAGAATCCCGAGCTCAA